GTTGAGGATGCCCAGCAGCATCACCGCCACCGGCCGGTCGAGGTCCAGGGTCCGGGCGGCGGCGGCGAGGATCTGCTCGGGGCGGTGCACGTCGGCGTCGAGGTAGTCGGTGGCGCCCTCGGCGGAGCTGGTCAGCAGGGCCCGGGCGTGCACCAGCACCATCGGGTCGTTGTCCACGTAGACGACCCGGGACTCCGGCGCGATCCGCTGGGCGAGTTGGTGGGTGTTGTCGGCGGTGGGCAGGCCGGTGCCGATGTCGAGGAACTGCCGGACGCCCCGCTCGGCGGCGAGGAACCGGACCACCCGGGCGAGGAACCGCCGGTCGGCCCGGGCGACGTCGCCGATGACCGGGAACACCGTGCGGATGTGGTCACCGACGGCCCGGTCGGACGCGAAGTTGTCCTTGCCGCCCAGCCAGTAGTTCCACACCCGGGCGTTGTGCGCCACCTCGGGGTCCAGGCGCTGCGCCCCGCCTGCGGTGCGGCTGTCGACGCCGTCGGGCTGGGACACGAGCGCTCCTCGGTTGTCTGCGGGGCCCGGTCAGAGTAGCGGAACACCGGTGTCCACACCGGAGCGTCGCCGGTCACCCTCGGTCGACGGCCCCGGTCCGGCGACCCGGCCCGGCGGGATGGCCCGGACGGCGGCGGGCGGGATGACCTGGGCGGGGCCGGCGGGATGGCCCGGACGGCGGGTTACCGGCCCGG
Above is a window of Micromonospora yangpuensis DNA encoding:
- a CDS encoding SAM-dependent methyltransferase — encoded protein: MSQPDGVDSRTAGGAQRLDPEVAHNARVWNYWLGGKDNFASDRAVGDHIRTVFPVIGDVARADRRFLARVVRFLAAERGVRQFLDIGTGLPTADNTHQLAQRIAPESRVVYVDNDPMVLVHARALLTSSAEGATDYLDADVHRPEQILAAAARTLDLDRPVAVMLLGILNFVADTDQATEIVRRLMDALPAGSFLALTHPTVELGGEANVAAMAFWNEHAAPPIRARTGAEIAGFFAGLDWVEPGLVSCARWRPVEGDDTSVPQYGGVARKP